Genomic window (Ostrea edulis chromosome 9, xbOstEdul1.1, whole genome shotgun sequence):
caaattttgacACCGGCGTGAGGAGTTTCAGTTCATATCATCATgttttttcaaaagtgaaatttatttttcatacttaCATCcttctttcatttctgtcggaattcccaagCATTAAAATAGACCTGCTTATTTCTCAAAATTCATACGCGCATTATTCACAACTACAAGTGTatatcgcattcatgaggaaatgactatcattacaatagGTAGAGATATCGGAGGCAGAAACATTGGACTTCTGAGTAATTTTACCTCGTGtgtcattttttttctaatgtcACCTTCAGTAATAAAAATATGATGAATTTCACCATCGCATATACCGGTATATCGGTAATTCAATGCAACATCAACTGAAATTCGTAAGCTAAatctagaagaagaaaaataaccgacaattaataaaaaatgcAAGATTGAAGAAATCCTAGAGAACTGTTCAAGAAATGGATTTAGGTATAAAATGTTTAAtgtcatgtatatttcaatagtATCTAGGTCTAttcatgtatgtgtacaaaacACTAGACAAGGGGTGGGGTATGAAGACAGGTAAATGATGAAGACAGGTAAATGATGAAGACAGGTGAATGATGTATACAGGTAAATGGGTGAATGGAAAACTTTGAGACACGGGTGACTACACCGCCGGTCGGTCACCCTCCTCTCGGTCACCGTCTCTTCCCATATCACTACAAATGTCCGGGCTAGATTCACTCTTATCGATGTCATTTCTTATTTCTGGTAATTCATTTTCAACTTGTATGTCATTTTCAACTGAATTTTCAACTTTGATATTGTTACAACACATATATATTTCTGGGGGTTTGTCATCTGAAGATTGAGAGGAATGGCTATCTTCGCGTTTGATGACGATGGAGCAGGGTGAGCTGAGCGCTTTGTCGTCCATGTGTTTACTCTTCTGCACAAAAGCGCCTTTCTCTACACTGAGTTTGTGTTCTGCTGCTTCGGCATTGGAAATGTTTTCCTGTTTTTTCCATTTCGTCCGACGATTCTGGAACCATATCTTCACCTGAAAGACAACAGAGTGTAAACAAATGTATGTCTATTGATGCGTTTCACAGAAACACTAAGAGTCTACCCAAGTAAGCGTTTATTCAACAACCGTTTACTGTCCAAAATGTGACACGCTGATTGCAAATGCAGGCTTGTTATCAGGAAAAAATGGACAGTTAATTGGTATCACGTGTAAAACTGTAACAGATATGCCCAGTATGCTTCAGTCTAAAGgatttaaattgaaactaacgCATATCTCTCGGCTTTGTTTGTTCTTGGAGCTCGCTACTGCTAATGCTATCGCGGAATAATTACTTAATTGTTTTCGCAGTTATCTCCTCGTAGTAATAACAATTACTTAATGCATTTATTGCCGTTAATTGTTCGTTGGACCCTCTTGGAAGAGGCGCATTACTGTTTGGTGTTTTTCTCTTCCTCAGATCTTAACCATTTTGTCTTCTCTTCAAGGTGCCGAGAAACGTAACCTCAACACGCTAACTTTCTATTGCGTTTACTTTGCAAATTCTTCACAGCCCTTGACATACCGAACTTTCCGGTGTAGTTTAGCGCTCTATACATAAAAGTTACGCAAGAGGgacagtttgttttaaaatgtcctACATTAACATATTTTGCTTTATGTAAAAATACGTTGGGAGTTGAAAAGTTATGGATTTCTCTTCCGTGGTATGAACACATAAGGCACACATATGATGAAAATCCTTCATTCTTAGATACATGAATACCACGTATTTCATCGAGTAAATCCAATACGCAATACCAAGAAGTAAACAAATCTAAAGGTAGACATAAGTATCTCCATAACTCATCCTCATTGTTGATATTTGTTATtgttattaattattattatccTTCGATATTCCGTAAGCACTCCTTTAggattttttttagttttaatttgaataaaatgataaattctcGTTTAAAAGACAGAGTTCCACGTAAATTATGATGCGCGAGTTTTCTGTGACATTTCGTCAGATTCCTTCATCTTGATCACTACGAGAGTATCCACTTCCGGAGAAAGTCCAGACAGCTCAGCAATATAATACTaataatgtttaaaatgttcagCAAAATTGTATTGTGTAGGTCATACAAGTGCATGTAAGTAGTGAAAGTGAAGATAAAATGTTCAGGGCATTGTACTCCTTCTGTGTAATGTAATATATCCTATTCTATGATATGTATTATGTAGGATATACTAAATAAAGATAAAATCTGTAGCTCAACTTTTCCCGGTTAAATTCTGATATACtgattatatacattaaaattgatatattgcttacaggagacacaatgatttatatatatatatatatatatatatatatatatatatatatatatatatatatatatattacaattcAATTTTATACTTATGTATTTCCTATGTCCTATGTAATAACAttcatgtatttttattcaCGTTGTATAGCACATGTACAATAAGTTGAATTCGTGGAGATAATTAACTGTGATTTtgtgatttttgaaaacttgcATTTAATGCATCTGTCCAAATTCACGGTAAATCAATtaccaaattcatataaaatttgcATCCTAGTCTGTGCAGcctaaaatatatttgtacaatgatagataatttttttttttttttttaaagtctaGAAGAGAAAAGTTGTTGTAAAACAATTGCATACATTGAATAATGTGCATGATATAGAGTAATTAATGAACAATCAAATGCGATTTTGTACCTGCGTTTCTGTGACATTAAGCAATGTTGCCATTTCAGCCCGCTCTGCCGACGACAAATACTTTTTCTGTTCAAATTGCTTTTCTAATTCGAATATTTGGCGCCCAGTAAAAGTTGTTCGCGCCTTTTTCTTCTTTGTCGGCTGATCAGGAGAGTCGCCGTCATCCGTTTTCTTCCGTTTCTCGCCCTCGACAGATTTATTGGTGTCTAGATGATtgaaagaaataataaaaatagggTATTGATTCTGtaaaattaataatattcaTAGAAATACCCCTATCAAATTATATGCTGGTATGAAAA
Coding sequences:
- the LOC125659039 gene encoding homeobox protein MOX-1-like — its product is MECRLNPRPGAFLSSCHPRDVHFITTPRTWHPHIYDPPPKQPTPFLISHILGLSEQCKNNEARKIHKDSDNSPSSREETLRSSNYTTGDDYKDDCKCGGCLNGLKENDNQLKSGSPVTNTNKSVEGEKRKKTDDGDSPDQPTKKKKARTTFTGRQIFELEKQFEQKKYLSSAERAEMATLLNVTETQVKIWFQNRRTKWKKQENISNAEAAEHKLSVEKGAFVQKSKHMDDKALSSPCSIVIKREDSHSSQSSDDKPPEIYMCCNNIKVENSVENDIQVENELPEIRNDIDKSESSPDICSDMGRDGDREEGDRPAV